The sequence AGACGTGGGCGGGTCAGACGTGGGCGCGGTGCTGGAGCCTCCCCATGGGAGGGTGGCTCAAGCTTCGCGGACGAAAGTCGCGCAGTCCGGGCAGTCGTCGAGATACCGATGCCGACACTCAACGGTGTGTTGCAGGAAGGCAATGGCCTGCTGCCTGTGGACGACTTCACTTTCGAGCGCGCCGATCTTCGCCCTGATGACCGCCTGCGCCGCCGACCTCGTCGGCGCCATAGCGGCGGTGACCTCGGGCAATGAGAGCCCGACCCGCCGCAGTTTCAGCACGGT is a genomic window of Actinomadura citrea containing:
- a CDS encoding MerR family transcriptional regulator, with amino-acid sequence MKIGEVAAELGIEAHVLRHWEDAGALTVRRDGNGYRIYDDSALEQARTVLKLRRVGLSLPEVTAAMAPTRSAAQAVIRAKIGALESEVVHRQQAIAFLQHTVECRHRYLDDCPDCATFVREA